A region from the Salvelinus fontinalis isolate EN_2023a chromosome 23, ASM2944872v1, whole genome shotgun sequence genome encodes:
- the LOC129821083 gene encoding trans-1,2-dihydrobenzene-1,2-diol dehydrogenase-like — translation MATRWGICSAGKISHDFTVALRTLPHDDHQIVAVAARNLQHAQEFAKKHNIPRVYGSYEELAKDSDIDVVYVGTIHPHHLSTGKLFLTSHKNVLIEKPLAMNLREVLELTNTAKENDVFLMEAIWTRFFPVSVEVSRLLGQGEVGEVQMVRADLGAPLTHIPRLTHRELGGGALLDLGIYCLQFVFMVFNGERPESIQAMGYCIDTGVDGTVVLVLKFSGNRMAVCTCSITMMLTNDAVITGTKGTIKVPNHMWCPTSLEVNGEVTQYPLPEPSLPLNFIHSTGLRYEAEEVRQCLLKELKESSGMPWSHSHLLAEVMDEARRQVGVTYNQDSIQ, via the exons ATGGCAACACGGTGGGGAATCTGCAGTGCAGGGAAAATCAGCCACGACTTTACAGTTGCTCTGAGGACCCTACCTCACGACGACCACCAG ATTGTGGCTGTTGCTGCTCGGAATCTCCAGCATGCAcaagagtttgccaaaaagcacaaCATCCCAAGAGTCTATGGGAGCTATGAGGAGCTAGCAAAAGACTCAGACATAG ATGTGGTGTATGTGGGAACCATCCACCCTCACCACCTGAGCACAGGTAAGCTCTTCTTGACCTCCCATAAGAACGTGCTCATAGAGAAACCCCTGGCCATGAATCTAAGAGAGGTACTGGAGCTCACCAACACAGCCAAGGAGAATGATGTCTTTCTGATGGAG GCCATCTGGACTCGTTTCTTCCCTGTGTCTGTAGAGGTGAGCAGGCTGCTGGGCCAGGGTGAGGTGGGAGAGGTCCAGATGGTAAGGGCCGACCTGGGAGCCCCCCTCACACACATCCCTCGCCTGACTCATAGAGAGCTGGGTGGAGGGGCACTACTGGACCTGGGGATCTACTGCCTGCAGTTTGTCTTCATGGTGTTCAATGGGGAGAGACCGGAGTCCATCCAAGCCATGGGATACTGTATTGACACAG GAGTGGATGGAACAGTAGTTTTGGTCTTAAAGTTCTCTGGGAACAGAATGGCTGTGTGCACGTGCTCCATCACGATGATGCTGACAAATGATGCTGTTATCACTGGGACCAAGGGGACCATCAAG GTCCCCAACCACATGTGGTGTCCTACGAGCCTGGAGGTGAATGGAGAGGTGACGCAATACCCTCTCCCTGAGCCCAGCCTTCCCCTCAACTTCATCCACAGTACTGGGCTGCGCTACGAAGCAGAGGAGGTCAGGCAGTGTCTGCTTAAAG AGCTGAAGGAGAGCTCTGGAATGCCTTGGTCACACTCACACCTTCTTGCCGAGGTCATGGATGAAGCCAGAAGACAAGTGGGAGTGACATATAATCAAGACAGCATCCAATGA